The genomic interval AAGTCGCCGCTCGAGTTCCGGAGCGTCGGCGGACCATCGCGGCCCGATGCATTCCTCCCAAGACTTTCTCTCCGCGGCCACCCCAGGCCTGCGGAGACTTTTTGCAGCCAGCGGGACTTTCGCGACCGAAATTGATATTTATTAAAATGCCAAACCGTGGATTGATCTACGTTTGCCGTCTCGCGGAGACCGACCATGGGGCGCATTCGTCCTCCGGACCCGACGGCAGCGCAGGACCGCGCCGTCGCAGCCACGCTCTGCGTGCTGGTTCTGCTGCAATGTCTGACGCTGATCGCAAGCCTGCTCTGGCTCTGAGTGTCTCTCGCAAACCGCCCGATACGCCGCATTGCCCGGAACGGAGGCGGTCGGTGAGCGGGAGTTTCATGAGGCACTCCGAATCCGGCGCCGCGCGATTCCCGAACGGAACCGCGCGGCCCCGTCATCAGCGGCTGGGATAGTTCGGGCTCTCGCGGGTGATCGTCACGTCGTGGACGTGGCTCTCGCGCAGACCGGCATTGGTGATGCGCACGAACTGCGCCCGCTCCTGGAAGTCCGGCACCGTCGGGGCGCCGACATAGCCCATCGCCGCGCGCAGCCCCCCGGCGAGCTGGTGCAGCACCGCCGCGACCGGGCCCTTGTAGGGCACCTGCCCCTCGATTCCCTCGGGCACGAGCTTGTGGGTATCGTTGACCTCGGCCTGAAAGTAGCGGTCGGCCGAGCCGCGCGCCATCGCGCCGACCGAGCCCATGCCGCGATAGCTCTTGTAGGAGCGGCCCTGGTAGAGGAACACCTCGCCCGGTGCCTCGTCGGTGCCCGCGAGCAGCGAGCCGAGCATCGCCACCGAGGCACCGGCCGCGATCGCCTTGGCGAGATCGCCCGAGAACTTGATGCCGCCGTCGGCGATCACCGGCACGTCGGCGCCATGCGCCGCCTCGACCGCTTCCATGAGCGCTGTGAGCTGGGGCACGCCGACGCCGGCGACGATGCGGGTGGTGCAGATCGAGCCCGGTCCGATGCCGACCTTGATCGCGTCGGCACCTGCATCGATCAGGGCGCGGGCACCCTCGGCGGTGGCGACGTTGCCGGCGATGATCTGCACGGCGTTGGAGAGCTGCTTCACCCGGGCGACGCTGTCGAGCACCTTGCGGGAATGGCCGTGGGCGGTGTCGACGACGACCACGTCGCAGCCCGCATCGATCAGGCGCTCGGCCCGCTCGAAGCCGGCATCGCCCGTGGTGGTCGCCGCCGCGACCCGCAGCCGCCCCTGCTCGTCCTTGACGGCATTGGGATAGGTAACCTGCTTCTCGATGTCCTTGACGGTGATGAGGCCGATGCAACGGTAGTGGTCATCGACCACGAGCAGCTTCTCGATGCGGAATTGATGCAGCAGCCGCTTGGCCTCGTCCTGCGTCACGCCCTCGCGCACGGTGATGAGCCGGTCGCGGGTCATGAGCTCGGCCACGGGCTGACCGGCATTGGTCGCGAAGCGCACGTCGCGGTTGGTCAGGATGCCGACGAGCTTGCCGCGCGAGCCGTTGGGGCCGCGCTCGACCACCGGGATACCGGAGATCCGGTTCCTCTTCATCACCTCGAAGGCGTCGGCGAGGGTCTCGTCGGGGTGGATGGTGATCGGGTTGAGCACCATGCCGGACTCGTACTTCTTGACGAGGCGGACCTGCTCGGCCTGCTCGGCCGGCTCGAGATTGCGGTGGATGACGCCGAGACCGCCGTTCTGGGCCATGGCGATGGCCATCGGCGCCTCGGTGACGGTGTCCATCGCCGAGGCGATGATCGGCATGTTGAGCCGGATCGTGCGGGTGAGGCGGCTGCCGATATCGACCTCGCCCGGCATAACCGACGAGGCGGCGGGGCGCAGCAGCACGTCGTCGAAGGTCAGGCCCTCGATGATCGAGTCAGCGCTGATACGGGCCATGGAAACCAACTCCGGAGACGAGTGTTGCGCCGGGCCGGAAGGTCGCGGCCAGCGGGATCGGGTTGGCAGGGGCCAGTATCATGGGCGCCCGGCGCACGCAAAGCCGGCGCGTCCATTCGCGGTGCATGGCTGACCGGCAATCCGCAGCGCCCGGCACGTCTCGTGGCGAACGGCAACACACCGTTAACCCTTACGTTCCAACATCCGGGCTCGCCGTCCGCGTCTCTTCGCGGGACCGGCCGGCTGGAGACGAGCCCCTCGCCATGATGTCGCGCGCCGAACGCAGCCCCCTCGCGGATTGGTGGTGGACGGTCGATCGCGGCCTTCTGGCCGGCCTCGGCTGCCTGATGGTGGCCGGTCTCGTCTTCCTGATGGGTGGCGGACCGCCGGTGGCCGAACGCATCGGCCTGCCGACCTTCTACTTCCTCAACCGGCAGGCGATGTATCTCGCCCCCACCATCCTGCTCATCATCGCCGTGTCGTTCCTGTCGGTGCGCCACATCCGGCGCTTCGCCCTGGTGACGTGGCTGCTCGGCGTGGTGCTCTGCATCCTCGCCGGCAAGTTCGGCCCCGAGATCAAGGGCGCACATCGCTGGATCCAGTTCGGCTCCTTCGGCCTCCAGCCCTCGGAATTCGTGAAGCCCGCCTTCGTGGTCGTCACCGCCTGGGCCTTCTCGGAGGGTGCCAACCGCCGCGACATGCCCGGCGTCATCTTCGCGTTCATGCTGCTGCCGATGACCATCGTGCCGCTGATCCTCCAGCCGGATTTCGGCCAGACCATGCTGATCACGATGGTGTGGTGCACCCTGTTCTTCGTCGCCGGGCTGCACTGGTTCTGGGTGGCGGGTCTCGGATTTGCCGGCATCGTCGGTGTCTTCACCGCCTACACCTTCCTCCACCACGTCCGCGAGCGCATCAACCGCTTCATGGATCCTGAATCGGGCGACAGTTTCCAAGAGGTCTGGTCGCGCGAATCGTTCAATTCCGGCGGCTGGTTCGGCACCGGCCCCGGTGAGGGCGTGGCCAAGCGCCATCTGCCCGACGCGCATACCGATTTCATCTTCTCGGTCACCGGCGAGGAATTCGGCGTGCTGGTCTGCCTGGGCCTCGTGGCACTCTTCGCCTACATCGTCATCCGCGGGCTGAAGCTCGCGCGCCGCACCGACGATACCTTCACGAGGCTCGCCATCACCGGTCTGACGACGCTCTTCGGCCTGCAGGCCTGCATCAACATGGCGGTGAACACGCAGCTCATGCCGGCCAAGGGCATGACTCTGCCGTTCGTCTCCTACGGCGGCTCCTCGCTGATCTCGCTGGCGCTCGGGATGGGCTTCCTCGTAGCGCTCACGCGCAAGCGCCCCCGCACCACGGCTGTCAACCAGCGCCCGCCCGGCACCATGCCCTCGGCCGTTCCGGGACTGATGCAGTGACCGTCTTCACCCCCCTGGTTCTCGTCTGCGCGGGTGGCACCGGCGGTCACCTGTTCCCGGCCCAGAGCCTCGCCTACGCCCTGAAGGATCGCGGGATTCGCGTCGCGCTCGCCACCGATGCCCGCGTCGATTCGATCGCGGGCGATTTCCCGGCGGAAGAGATCGTCACCATCGCCTCGGCGACACCTTCGGGCCGCTCGGTGCTGCGCCGGGCCGGCGCCGTCGTCACGCTCGGCCGAGGCTTCGGCCAGGCCGCCCGCGCCGTGCGGCGGCTCAACCCGGCGGCGGTCGTCGGCTTTGGCGGCTACCCCACCGTGCCGCCGATGCTGGCGGCGCAGCTTCTGCGGGTCCCGACCATCCTGCACGAGCAGAACGCGGTGATGGGCCGGGCCAACGGCTTCCTCGCCAAGGGCGCGCGCGTCATCGCCACCGGCTTCAAGGAGGTGCGCGGCGTCCCCGAGAAGGCGACCGCGCGCCGCGTCCATACCGGGAACCCGATCCGCCCCGCGGTGCTCGCCGTGGCCGAGACGCCCTATCCGTCCCTCGATGCGAACGCGCCGCTCCGGCTCCTCGTGTTCGGCGGCAGCCAGGGCGCCCGCGTGATGAGCGAGGTGGTGCCGGCAGCGATTGAAAAGCTGCCGCAAGACCTTCGCGCCCGCCTCCACCTCGTGCAGCAGGCGCGGCCCGAGGATCTGACCGCGACGCAGAACCGCTACCTCGCCATGGGGCTCGGCGGGATCGAGGCGGCCCCCTTCTTCAAGGATCTGCCCGGCCGCATGGCGAGCGCCCATCTCGTGGTGGCGCGCTCCGGCGCCTCGACGGTCTCCGAACTCGCCGCCATCGGCCGGCCCGCCATCCTCGTGCCGCTGCCCGGAGCGCTGGATCAGGATCAGGCGGCCAACGCCGCGACGCTGGCCCAGATCGGCGCCGCGCTCTCGATTCCGCAGAGCGCCTTCACTCCCGATCGGCTCGCCGCCGAGCTGGTGGATCTGTTCGAAGCACCGCGGAAATTGACCCAGGCCGCCGCTGCGGCCAAAACCGCCCGCATCCTCGACGCGGCCGACCGCCTCGCCGCGCTCGTCGCCGAGACGGCGGCCGCGACCTGAAATCAGCGGCAAGCCCGAACGGCTTGCCGCGTCCGGCCGACGGCCGCCCCGCACGCGCGGAGTTCGACGATCCGTGATCGTCGGATTCCGGAACGAGACGGCCGGGGCTCGTCAGTGCCCCGGACTCAAAAGGTTTTCGATATGAAGCTGCCCGAAAAGCTCGGCCCCATCCACTTCATCGGCATCGGCGGCATCGGCATGTCCGGCATCGCCGAGGTCATGGCCAATCTCGGCTATACGGTGCAGGGCTCGGACGCGAACGACAACGCCAATGTCCGGCGGCTGGCCGAGAACGGCATCCGCACCTTCGTCGGCCACCGGGCCGAGAACGTCGAGAACGCGGCCCTCGTCGTGGTCTCCACCGCGATCCGCCGCGACAACCCGGAGCTGATCGAAGCCCGCGAGCGCCGTCTGCCGGTGGTGCGCCGCGCCGAGATGCTGGCCGAGCTGATGCGCTTCAAGTCCTGCGTCGCGGTGGCCGGCACCCACGGCAAGACCACCACGACCTCGCTCGTCGCCACCCTGCTCGACGCCGGCAACCTCGACCCGACCGTCATCAACGGCGGCATCATCAACGCCTACGGCACCAATGCCCGCATGGGTGCCGGCGACTGGATGGTGGTCGAGGCCGACGAATCCGACGGCACTTTCCTCAAGCTGCCAGCGGATGTCGCCATCGTCACCAACATCGACCCCGAGCATCTCGACCATTTCGGCTCGTTCGAGGCGATCAAAGACGCCTTCCGGCGCTTCATCGACAACATCCCGTTCTACGGCTTTGCCGTGATGTGCATCGATCACCCGATCGTGCAGGATCTGGTCGGCCACATCGAGGACCGGCGCATCATCACCTACGGCGAGAACCCGCAGGCCGACGTGCGCCTCATCGACATCGATCTGAAGGGCGGCCAGAGCCGCTTCCGGGTGATGATCCGCGACCGCCGCCCCGGCTTCCGCATGGAGATCGAGGATCTCGTCCTGCCGATGCCCGGCCGCCACAACGCGCTCAACGCCACGGCAGCGCTGGCGGTGGCCCACGAACTCGGCGTGCCGTCGGACGCGATCCGCAAGGCGCTGGCCGGCTTCGGCGGCGTCAAGCGCCGCTTCACCCGCACGGGCGAGTGGAACGGCGCGACCATCTTCGACGATTACGGCCACCACCCGGTGGAGATCCAGGCGGTGCTGCGCGCGGCCCGCGCCTCGACCGACGGCCGGGTCATCGCCATCGTGCAGCCCCACCGCTACACCCGGCTTCAGTCGCTGTTCGAGGATTTCTGCACCTGCTTCAACGACGCCGACACGGTGATCGTCGCCCCGGTCTACGCGGCGGGCGAGGCACCGATCGAGGGTATCGACCGCGATTCGCTGATTGCCGGCCTGAAGGCCCGCGGCCACCGCGACGCGGTCGCCCTGGAGCGCCCGGAGGATCTGGCCCGCCTGGTGTCCGGCCGCGCCGGCTCGAACGACTACGTCGTGTGCCTGGGCGCCGGCACGATCACCCAATGGGCCTACGCGCTGCCGGGAGAGCTGGCGGCTTTGCAGGGATGACGCGGGTACGCCCGCCTCACGCGCCGGCCGCCTCGGGTGCCAGATCCTCGACATCGACGTCGAGGGCGCGCGCGAGCCGCTGGTAGAGGGCGGGCTCGGCCGTGACTCCACCCCGCTCGATCTCAGCCAGCAGGCTCGGCTCGACCGCGCAAAGTTGCGCGAGCACGTCGGCAGCAACGCCGCGCCGGCCCCGCCAGAAGGCAAGGGGGCTCGGCGCCCGGCGCAAGGCAGCCAAGTCGTCCTCGCTCAGCAATTCTTCCTCGTCAGCCGCCAGCCGGCGCTCGGAAGCGTCGAGCGTACGCGTATCGAGCATGTCCTCGGCCAACTCCCTCAGCCGCTCGAACTCGGCCTCGGGCAGGATGACGATCGCCTCGCCGGAGGGCGTGCGGGTCCGCACGATGGTCATGGTGCCTCTCCTACCCGTAGATCGAGCCCCTGGGACCGACCTCGTGGACAATGATCCGATCCGCTTCGATGGTGAAGAGCACCCGCCAATCCCCGACCCGCAGGCGGTATCGGTCGTCGCCACCCTTGAGGGCTTTGACGTTGTTGGAGAGTGCGGACGGATCGTCGGCGAGTTGACGAAGTTTGCCGCGAATCCATTCCTCGGTATTCCGCGGCATCCGACTCAAGGCGCGAGCGGCGGCGCGGGTGAAAACCAAGCTCCGTCCCACCGCGGTCCTCCGCCAGAATCGACAGATACGAGCGACAGGTTAGCATGACCGCGCACTCCCTCATCGACGCGATCCGCGCCGCCGCGCCCGAACTTCGCGGCCGCCTCCTCGAAAACCAGTCGCTCGCCGACCTGACGTGGTTCCGCGTCGGCGGGCCGGCGCAGGTGCTGTTCAGCCCGGCGGACGAGGAGGATCTGTCCGCCTTCCTCACCGCCCTCGATCCGTCCGTGCCGGTGACGGTGATCGGGCTTGGCTCGAACCTGATCGTGCGCGACGGCGGCATTCCCGGCGTGACGATCCGGCTCGGCGGCAAGGCTTTCGGCTCGGTCGAGATCGACGGCGAGACGATCCGCTCCGGCACGGCCGTGCCCGACATGCGGCTCGCCAAGGCGGCGGCGGAAGCCAGCCTCGACGGGCTCGCCTTCTTCCGCGGCATCCCCGGCTCCGTCGGCGGCGCGCTTCGGATGAATGCCGGAGCGCATGGCGGCGAGACCACCGACGTGCTGGTGGAGGTCCGCGGCATCGACCGGACGGGGGAGGTCCGCCGCTTCACCCATGCCGAGATGGGGTTCCGCTATCGCCACTCCTCGGCACCGGACGACGTGATCTTCACGGGCGCGACCTTCCGCGGCCGCCCCGGCAACCGCGAGGCGATCGAGGCGGAGATGGAGCGGGTGACCGCCGCCCGCGAGGCCGCCCAGCCGATCCGCGAGCGCACCGGCGGCTCGACCTTCAAGAATCCGGAGGGCGGCAAGGCCTGGCAGCTCATCGACGCCGCCGGCTGCCGCGGGCTGATCCTGGGCGGAGCCCAGGTCTCGGAGATGCACTGCAACTTCCTGATCAACCGCGGCGGCGCCACCGCCGCCGACATCGAGGGGCTCGGCGAGGAGGTACGCCGCCGGGTGCGCGAACATTCGGGCTTCGAGCTGCACTGGGAGATCAAGCGCATCGGCGTCGCGGCTTCGCTCGCCTGACGGACAGCCCGCGTCGAGACCGGAGGACGCATCGCTCATGGCTTCGATCGACCCCACAGCCCTGACCGAGCATCTCGGCAGGCTCGTCGATGACATCGCCGTTGAGGCCGACACCGCTCGGACGGGTGGCGACATCCTGCGCCTGCGCGACCGGCTCAACCGCGAGCGGGACGGCGTCACCATCGAGGATGGCATCGCGTTGCGCGGCAGCCGGCTCCTCGGTGAGGAGGCCTGATTGTCTCGCCAACACATCGTGCGCCCGTTGCGCTCAACCAGCCCTGAAAGGCTCTAGCCGATGTCCAAGCACGTCGCCGTCCTGATGGGCGGCTGGTCTTCCGAGCGGGAAATCTCGCTTCGCTCCGGCAATGCCTGCGCCGAGGCGCTGGAAGGGGAGGGGTATCGCGTCACCCGCGTCGATGTCGGGCCCGACATCGCCACGGTGCTGACCGAGCTGCGGCCCGATGTAGCGCTCAACGCGCTGCACGGCCCGGCCGGCGAGGACGGCACGATCCAGGGCCTCCTGGAGATCCTGAAGATCCCCTACACCCATTCCGGCGTGCTGGCCTCGGCGCTCGCCATGCACAAGGAGCGTGCCAAAACGGTCATGCGCGCGGCCGGTGTGAGCGTCCCTGAGGGCCGGGTCGTTAACCGTCATGATGCGGCGAAGTCACACCCGTTAACCCCTCCCTATGTCGTGAAGCCGATCGCCGAGGGCTCCTCGATGGGGGTCATCATCGTGCGCGAGGAGCGCTCGCACCCGCCCCAGATCCTGGCCTCCGACGAATGGGTCTACGGCGAGGAAGTCCTTGCGGAGACTTACGTTGCCGGCCGCGAGCTGACCTGCGCGGTGCTGGGCGACCGGGCCCTCGGAGTCACCGAGATCAAGCCCGTTTCGGGGGAGTGGTACGACTTCGATGCGAAGTACGCCGGAGGGGGGTCGATCCACGTCCTCCCCGCCGATCTTAAACTAAATATTTACCAGCGTGTCCAAGAGTTGGCGTTAACGGCGCATCAAGCACTGGGATGTCGTGGCGTCAGCCGTGCCGACCTTCGTTACGACGACACGCCGGGTGGAACCGGCGCTCTCGTCGTCCTCGAGGTCAATACGCAGCCAGGGATGACCCAGACGAGCCTTGTGCCGGAGATCGCGGCCCACGCAGGCCAGAGTTTCGGTGAACTCGTCCGATGGATGGTGGAGGACGCTTCTCTCAACCGCTGAACGCAGCCGGTAACCCCGGCAGCGGCGGGATCCTTGCGGGCTTACGGCTCCCGAAGATCCTCAGGCGGTTCTCGTCGGCGCGTCGGCTCCGGCCGGCGGTGCCGATCGAGGCACGCGTGCCGCGGCTCGCGGGCACGGCGCTGGTCGCCGGGCTTGCCGGCACCGTCGCGCTGACCGGCTTCGTCATGAGCGGACGCTACGATAGCTTCGTCGCCGAGAACGGCCGGCCGCTCGACATCGTCGCGCGGATCGCCGGCTTCGGCGTCGAACGGGTGACCATCACCGGTCTGTCGCGGATGTACGAGCGCGAGGTGCTGAGCACCGCCGGCATCGACTGGCGCTCCTCCGTGCCGTTCCTCGACGTCGATGGCGTGCGCGATCGTCTGCTCGCCGAGAAGCTGATCGCCAGCGCCTCCGTGCGGAAGCTCTACCCCAACGAGATCGTCATCAATCAGGTCGAGCGCGAGCCCGCCGCGCTCTGGCAGCAGAACGGCGAGATCCAGGTGATCGCCGCCGACGGCAAGGTGATCGATGACCTGCGCGACGAGCGTTACGTCAACCTGCCGCTCGTCGTCGGCGCGGGCGCCAACGAGCGCCTCAAGGAATATCTCGCGCTGATCGAGGCGGCCGGTCCGCTCGGATCGCGCATCCGCGCCGGCACCTACGTCTCCGGCCGGCGCTGGACGCTCAAGCTCGACGGCGTCGACATCCGCCTGCCCGAGGCCGACCCCGCCGACGCGCTCGCCCGGCTGGTGCGGCTCGAGCGGGAGAGCAAGATTCTGGAGAAGGACATCATCGCGGTGGACCTGCGCATGGCCGACCGCGTCGTGGTGCGCCTGACCGAGGAGGCTGCGGCCGCCCGGGCGGAGAGCCGCAAGAAGCCGAAGAAGGGGACCGCGACATGAGCGCGTTCCGCCCCGCCGCACTCTCCTCCGTGCCCTGTCGCGTATCCGCCGAGTAGCGTCCGATGCAGACCCATCACGGCCTCACGCCGCGCCTGAAACCGCTTTCCGCCCGTCGGAGCGCGACGATGTCGGTGCTCGACATCGGCACCAGCAAGGTCGTCTGCCTCATCGCCGAGCTGCAGCCGGCCGAGGCAATGTCGACGCTGCGCGGGCGCACCCATCTCGCCCGCATCATCGGCATCGGCCACCAGCGCTCGCTCGGGCTCAAGGGCGGCGCCATCGTCGATCTGGAGGCCGCCGAGGGCGCGATCCGTCAGGCGGTCCACGCCGCCGAGCGGATGGCCAAGGCCGAGGTCCAGTCGGTCATCGTCAACATTTCCGGCGGGCGCATCGCCTCGCAGCATTTCGAGGCGCGGGTGAACGTCCGCTCCGGCACCGTCACCGGCTCCGACGTCGAGCGGGTGCTGGAGACCGCGAGCGCCCACGGCGTCAGCCCCGGCCGGGCGGTGCTGCATGCCCTGCCGACCGGCTACGCGCTGGATGGGCAGGGCGCGGTGATCGACCCGTCCGGCATGATCGGCAACGCACTCGGCGTCGATCTTCACGTCGTCACCGCCGAGGCGGCCGCCGCGCGCAACCTGATGCTGGCGGTCGAGCACTGCCATCTCGGCGTCGATGCGGTGATCGCCACGCCCTACGCCGCCGGCCTCTCGGCGCTCGTGGACGACGAGGCCGAACTCGGCTGCGCCGTCGTGGATATGGGCGGCGGCACCACCAGCGTCGGCGTCTTCATGGGCGGCCACCTCGTCCATTGCGACGCCGTCGCGGTCGGCGGCCACCACGTCACCATGGATATCGCCCGCGGGCTCTCGACCCGCGTCTCCGTCGCCGAGCGGCTGAAGACCCTCTACGGCTCGGCCATCGCCACGGCCTCCGACGAGCGGGACATGATCGCCGTGCACGGCGTCGGCGAGGACGAGGGCGAGGCGCCCGGCCACGTGCCGCGCTCGCAGCTCGTGCGTATCGTCAAGCCGCGGGTCGAGGAGGTGCTCGAACTGGTGCGCGACCGCCTGCGCAACGCGGGCTTCGGCGCCCAGGCCGGTCGCCGGGTGGTGCTCACGGGCGGCGCGAGCCAGCTCGTCGGCATGCCGGAGACGGCCCGCCGCATCCTTCAGGGACAGGTCCGGATCGGGCGCCCGCTCGGCATCCGCGGCCTGCCGGAAGCCGCCAAGGGGCCCGCCTTCTCGGCCTCGGTCGGCCTGCTGGTCTACCCGCAGGTGGCGCATGCGGAGCATTTCGAGCCGCGGGGGCAGGGCGCCTTCGCCGGCACGGGAACGGACGGCTACTTCTCGCGGGTCGGTCGCTGGATCCGGGAAAGTTTCTAGGGCGATGTCGCGCGTCGGGTTTCCGGTTCGCGTGAAGACATCGCGATAAAACAACGACTTGGAGGCGTCCCCGACCCCACCGGACGGGGAACGGCTCCAACAGAACGACCCCGCGCCGCCGCGAGGCCAGCGCGGGACAAGCAAGACAGGGCAGGCGTCACAAGGCGTCGTTCAGGCAATCGAAAGTCACGAAGGGTTCGACCACATGGCCATCTCTCTTCAGGCTCCGGACATCCGGGAACTCAAGCCCCGCATCACGGTGTTCGGCGTCGGCGGCGCGGGCGGTAACGCCGTCAACAACATGATCGAGTCGGGGCTGCTCGGCTGCGAGTTCGTCGTGGCCAACACCGACGCCCAGGCGCTCACCTCCTCGAAGGCCGAGCGCGTGATCCAGATGGGCATCGGCGTGACCCAGGGCCTCGGCGCCGGCTCGCACCCCGAGGTCGGCTCGGCAGCCGCCGAGGAGGTGATCGACGAGATCCGCGATCAGCTCTCGGGCGCGCACATGGCCTTCATCACCGCCGGCATGGGCGGCGGCACCGGCACCGGCGCGGCCCCGGTCATCGCCCGCGCGGCGCGTGACATGGGCATCCTGACGGTCGGCGTCGTGACCAAGCCGTTCCAGTTCGAGGGCATGCGCCGGATGCGCACGGCCGAGGCCGGCATCCAGGAGCTTCAGGCGGCGGTCGATACCCTGATCGTCATCCCGAACCAGAACCTGTTCCGGGTCGCCAACGAGAAGACCACCTTCGCCGACGCCTTCGCCATGGCCGACCAAGTGCTCTACTCGGGTGTCGCCTGCATCACCGACCTCATGGTCAAGGAAGGCCTGATCAACCTCGACTTCGCCGACGTGCGCGCGATCATGCGCGGCATGGGCAAGGCGATGATGGGCACCGGCGAGGCCTCCGGCGAGAACCGCGCCAACCGCGCGGCGGAAGCGGCGATCGCCAACCCGCTCCTCGACGACGTCTCGATGAAGGGTGCCCGCGGCCTGCTGATCTCGATCACCGGCGGCTCCGACCTGACCCTCTACGAACTCGACGAAGCCGCCACCCGCATCCGCGAGGAGGTCGATTCCGACGCCAACATCATCCTCGGCGCCACCTTCGACGAAAGCCTCGACGGCATCATCCGCGTCTCGGTGGTCGCCACCGGCATCGAGCCGGCGCTGATCTCGGCCGATTCCCCGAACAACCCGGAAATCGCCCAGACCGAGCAGCGCATCGCCGAGGTCGCCGAGCGTCTGCGCTCCGAGGCCCGCGCCCGCGCCTCCGCCGCCCTGAGCCCCGCCTCGACGCATCAGCCGGCACAGCAGAGCGGCCATCAGCCGTCCCACCGCCCCGGCCCCGAGCCGCTGCTCGCCCCGAACGCGGGCCCGCGGGCCATGCTGTCGGAGCCGGTGGCTCCGGAGCCGATGCGCGCCGAACCCGCCCCGGCGATGCACCACCATGATGTCGTGCTGACCCAGGCGCCGGCCCGCGCCGCCGTCCCGGCCTACGAGCCGCCGGCCCCCGCCCAGCTCCAGGAGCCCGCTCAGGCCGCGAACGGCCCCTACGTGCCGCCGCGTCCGCAGCTCGCCCGCCCGCCGCGGATGCCGCAGATCTCGGACCTGCCGCCCCACACCCAGGCGCAGATCCTCAAGAGCCGCGGCGAGGAGCCCCAGCCGGAGCCGAACCAGGATTCCAAGCGCATGACCCTGCTGCGCCGGCTCGCCACGGTCGGTTTCGGCGGTCGCCGCGAGGAGGCCGAGGCTGCTCCGGTGCCGGCGCCCCGCGCCGCCGCTCCGGCTCCGGTCGCCGCGCCCCGCGTCGAGCCGGCCCTGCGGGCGCCCGCGCCCCAGGCGCCGCAGTACCGCCCCGCTCAAGGCAATCTGGACGCGCAGGGCCGTGCCCTGCCGCCGCGGATGATGGAAGACGACCAGCTCGAAATCCCGGCCTTCCTTCGCCGCCAAGCGAACTGAAACGCGACCTGAAACAACGATTGCCTGTGGATCGATGGGGGCAACGCGGCCTCCATCGACCCTCATCGGGGTAATTCGGCCACAGACCCGGAACCGCAAGGTTCCGGGTTTAGCTACTTGTTAAGACACTGATCAGAAAATGCTTTT from Methylobacterium sp. AMS5 carries:
- a CDS encoding D-alanine--D-alanine ligase gives rise to the protein MSKHVAVLMGGWSSEREISLRSGNACAEALEGEGYRVTRVDVGPDIATVLTELRPDVALNALHGPAGEDGTIQGLLEILKIPYTHSGVLASALAMHKERAKTVMRAAGVSVPEGRVVNRHDAAKSHPLTPPYVVKPIAEGSSMGVIIVREERSHPPQILASDEWVYGEEVLAETYVAGRELTCAVLGDRALGVTEIKPVSGEWYDFDAKYAGGGSIHVLPADLKLNIYQRVQELALTAHQALGCRGVSRADLRYDDTPGGTGALVVLEVNTQPGMTQTSLVPEIAAHAGQSFGELVRWMVEDASLNR
- a CDS encoding cell division protein FtsQ/DivIB; this translates as MDGGGRFSQPLNAAGNPGSGGILAGLRLPKILRRFSSARRLRPAVPIEARVPRLAGTALVAGLAGTVALTGFVMSGRYDSFVAENGRPLDIVARIAGFGVERVTITGLSRMYEREVLSTAGIDWRSSVPFLDVDGVRDRLLAEKLIASASVRKLYPNEIVINQVEREPAALWQQNGEIQVIAADGKVIDDLRDERYVNLPLVVGAGANERLKEYLALIEAAGPLGSRIRAGTYVSGRRWTLKLDGVDIRLPEADPADALARLVRLERESKILEKDIIAVDLRMADRVVVRLTEEAAAARAESRKKPKKGTAT
- the ftsA gene encoding cell division protein FtsA — its product is MQTHHGLTPRLKPLSARRSATMSVLDIGTSKVVCLIAELQPAEAMSTLRGRTHLARIIGIGHQRSLGLKGGAIVDLEAAEGAIRQAVHAAERMAKAEVQSVIVNISGGRIASQHFEARVNVRSGTVTGSDVERVLETASAHGVSPGRAVLHALPTGYALDGQGAVIDPSGMIGNALGVDLHVVTAEAAAARNLMLAVEHCHLGVDAVIATPYAAGLSALVDDEAELGCAVVDMGGGTTSVGVFMGGHLVHCDAVAVGGHHVTMDIARGLSTRVSVAERLKTLYGSAIATASDERDMIAVHGVGEDEGEAPGHVPRSQLVRIVKPRVEEVLELVRDRLRNAGFGAQAGRRVVLTGGASQLVGMPETARRILQGQVRIGRPLGIRGLPEAAKGPAFSASVGLLVYPQVAHAEHFEPRGQGAFAGTGTDGYFSRVGRWIRESF
- the ftsZ gene encoding cell division protein FtsZ, with amino-acid sequence MAISLQAPDIRELKPRITVFGVGGAGGNAVNNMIESGLLGCEFVVANTDAQALTSSKAERVIQMGIGVTQGLGAGSHPEVGSAAAEEVIDEIRDQLSGAHMAFITAGMGGGTGTGAAPVIARAARDMGILTVGVVTKPFQFEGMRRMRTAEAGIQELQAAVDTLIVIPNQNLFRVANEKTTFADAFAMADQVLYSGVACITDLMVKEGLINLDFADVRAIMRGMGKAMMGTGEASGENRANRAAEAAIANPLLDDVSMKGARGLLISITGGSDLTLYELDEAATRIREEVDSDANIILGATFDESLDGIIRVSVVATGIEPALISADSPNNPEIAQTEQRIAEVAERLRSEARARASAALSPASTHQPAQQSGHQPSHRPGPEPLLAPNAGPRAMLSEPVAPEPMRAEPAPAMHHHDVVLTQAPARAAVPAYEPPAPAQLQEPAQAANGPYVPPRPQLARPPRMPQISDLPPHTQAQILKSRGEEPQPEPNQDSKRMTLLRRLATVGFGGRREEAEAAPVPAPRAAAPAPVAAPRVEPALRAPAPQAPQYRPAQGNLDAQGRALPPRMMEDDQLEIPAFLRRQAN